From a region of the Trichoderma atroviride chromosome 6, complete sequence genome:
- a CDS encoding uncharacterized protein (EggNog:ENOG41), whose translation MPCLRGIELSIIIQPDSLPLPEFPHPDASSVRVVSRGETTQTEENKSSPHGSDSARIQKLAPRASVYIPSTSGSQFWVQYRIHRSPEPSCYLFLKLSMNGRHITSCGITDAASGTISRALYEPSDRWHLKQNELLLKRSGIESRSFCFSPGPDAVAAADDGGVIEVQVFRAKSRRRCTPQLVPHRDQQQYGVISPSTGLLEHPEDAAYYEWILHDAVEAPFATFCFHYRAWTYLWGLNLATDDSNSPLHNSRLRERLGRNLPKSSDRETSPSKDEEVSGEELDIGDYGEEANDARVIEAETAHTRSDWQNHAPQYEEFKFPKPSNRLPSHSRKPSLHSAASFREIPCSGDPFITCLLPPVMEEEEPFTSPYSPPRHEMPTASPTHSYHRENARSRVRRPLPTVNEVPTLE comes from the exons ATGCCTTGTTTGCGAGGCATCGAACTATCTATCATCATTCAACCAGATTCGCTACCATTACCAGAGTTTCCCCATCCTGACGCTTCTTCAGTTCGCGTTGTATCTCGAGGAGAAACTACGCAGACAGAAGAAAATAAGTCGAGCCCTCATGGCTCAGACTCGGCCCGCATCCAAAAACTAGCTCCGAGGGCTTCTGTCTATATACCTTCTACGTCAGGCTCTCAGTTCTGGGTACAGTACCGTATTCATCGCAGCCCAGAGCCTTCGTGCTACCTTTTCCTCAAACTGTCCATGAATGGGCGTCATATCACCAGCTGTGGAATAACTGATGCCGCATCAGGCACAATCAGTAGAGCCCTCTACGAGCCAAGCGACAGATGGCACTTGAAGCAAAATGAATTGCTGCTGAAAAGAAGCGGAATTGAGtctcgctctttttgcttctctcctGGCCCTGATGCCGTTGCTGCAGCTGACGATGGAGGCGTTATCGAAGTTCAAGTCTTTCGGGCAAAGAGTCGTCGAAGATGCACTCCTCAATTGGTCCCCCACCGTGATCAACAACAATATGGTGTAAT ATCGCCTTCAACAGGGCTCCTGGAACAccctgaagatgctgcttACTATGAGTGGATTCTACACGATGCGGTAGAAGCACCGTTTGCGACGTTCTGTTTTCATTATCGTGCGTGGACATATCTATGGGGCCTCAATCTCGCTACAGATGACAGCAACTCTCCGCTTCACAACTCCAGATTGAGGGAAAGGCTTGGAAGAAACTTACCCAAGTCTTCTGACCGCGAGACATCGCCatcaaaagatgaagaagtttCTGGCGAAGAATTGGACATTGGGGATTACGGTGAGGAAGCAAATGATGCTCGAGTTATTGAAGCAGAAACGGCTCATACCCGTTCTGATTGGCAAAATCATGCGCCGCAGTATGAAGAATTCAAATTTCCCAAGCCAAGCAACCGCCTACCTTCTCATAGCCGGAAACCTTCCCTTCActcagcagcatcattcAGAGAGATCCCATGCTCGGGTGACCCGTTCATCACATGCTTGCTCCCACCCGtcatggaagaagaagaaccatTTACGAGTCCCTACAGTCCTCCTAGGCACGAAATGCCAACGGCGTCTCCGACTCATTCTTACCATCGAGAGAATGCTCGCTCACGCGTTCGCAGACCGCTGCCAACAGTGAACGAAGTGCCAACACTAGAATGA
- a CDS encoding uncharacterized protein (EggNog:ENOG41) yields MADVLRAIIMVSPTPPILDPQYTSYVLHLIEGYSKLRSKLSAKEKEVSQLKAKQQEDGEDSKMLFADWSAQEARYRAEIKRLELIIQQVSGNGVEAVALARSGSLIRKGGSGRAHATEAATPEQVPAEEEFCQDECKSASPCKGSDIQGRRTSMSSDALDITVRLNAKNQLWRHRSENNLREPSRRIRTGQREHCNGHLLSHLTPFHLRLNMDTPEPEPKEECDVDDEQRLHESDAGDSE; encoded by the exons ATGGCAGACGTGCTGCGAGCCATCATCATGGTATCCCCAACCCCGCCAATCTTAGATCCGCAGTATACGTCGTATGTGCTCCATCTCATCGAAGGCTACAGCAAGCTGCGAAGCAAGCTatcagcaaaagaaaaggaggtTTCCCAGCTgaaagcaaagcagcaagaagatggagaggacaGCAAGATGCTGTTTGCAGACTGGTCGGCCCAAGAAGCGCGATACAGAGCCGAGATCAAGCGATTGGAACTAATTATCCAACAAGTGTCTGGAAATGGTGTCGAGGCTGTTGCGCTGGCCCGATCTGGTAGCCTCATCAGAAAAGGCGGATCAGGCAGAGCACATGCAACGGAGGCAGCGACCCCTGAGCAAGTGCCTGCAGAAGAGGAATTCTGCCAGGATGAATGTAAAAGTGCTTCTCCTTGCAAGGGCTCAGATATCCAGGGCAGACGAACAT CCATGTCTAGTGATGCGCTTGATATCACAGTCCGCCTCAATGCTAAAAACCAGCTTTGGAGACATCGTTCCGAGAACAATCTTCGAGAGCCAAGTCGAAGAATAAGAACCGGCCAGCGAGAGCACTGTAATGGCCATCTTTTATCGCATTTAACGCCGTTTCATCTGCGCCTTAACATGGACACTCCAGAGCCCGAACCAAAAGAAGAGTGTGACGTGGACGATGAGCAACGTTTGCATGAGAGCGATGCAGGAGATAGCGAGTAG
- a CDS encoding uncharacterized protein (EggNog:ENOG41) — protein MLPLVQTHPRVVPTSFDAFGASSSGRGARPEQERRAIASPYHPPSTIRPFQLQHDSSTVSAGLGARDYDHHLRRKTPRGTIDAGYDGSPTQLAPGPPPLKQLILPTPSGIYPYMPPNNIPFHAKSRLLEHDQRGLGQAPLLTSPWPVVQERPNFVLSSDSSIAFQQSNLSWQSNGYPMFSQIPGMYQPLMRAAEYNVRAFCPPPASAADTAMINQFGWHPGFMQPSSAQPNYGYLDTSSQFPQWFMPPGVSGSFLQPQGADAQLLSLPIAGLNANANVPRSSQPMPHGGYGDQNIIEYASSTNNQRLSRSSFTEKALSQAQDHYVELLSYLQTARKFDQMTGANSNARSKILVFPRPPKPRKVNFGALQEAHGSPGRSNLSTLTPNNHPQALTSNIEDALNNNTRQQMGHSVYGEIHQPNTSTMQFGASPTTYPPSSAFDTLGPGVMAKALPVLNARNSLNLLRSLCEQSHWKWIDGILLGGCLLYGLSRFEDAVEWFSRVLALDSSHVEAITNIAATLYCLNRQEEAEKHWLNAIKLCPSHLEATEQLVGLLYKKRSREAIEIICFVQQALKLPKERSTRTMYSASASDFRPVPCDDDLTRNVCAQQPVITNNGYHSDAAPRLDVHNLDGFEFGSSGYALPNSENGRILALVHAKGTILYGLKDIEKASEAFEEAVLISVGDRIRSVQDLVNRIHVVLSPAGSFPVNNNQGQASRRPLLLPPEKARQTAHLVFAGGGGGSELPGLAFVPEGAARRVAVQTTSNALLSLAKIFQDATSGGGIAPSLLRQPSGIGDILALYYLSLSLQESPSTANNIGILLAGVQQIGSNNVGATGMAASRPSLPGIVPGSGLALALAYYNYGLRLDPRHVHLHTNLGSLLKDVGQLDLAIQMYERAVSCDRTFDIALTNLANAVKDKGRIKDAIAYYRRAVEANPGFAEAVCGLLTALNSVCDWRGRGGALLESGQYDRWHVDESGALVDVQTDMRGSGLTQRVIGIINQQLGDASRWGCNILRQPTIHMLAQQLQGFTRTPGFDLEKALRAWAHKPWEGPRLVRLVERATKAILWTWYHDKHVAKRETTPARYLRPQLPSSLTVPSAPTVLPFHTFTYPLSAKDIRSISQRNAMRISCSTLRSPWLPPTVYPPPPPPSPHLNVGYVSSDFNNHPLAHLMQSVFGFHNPRRTRAFCYATTPSDRSVHRQQIEREAPVFRDVSSWPADKLIQQIIQDEIHILVNLNGYTRGARNEIFAARPAPIQMSFMGFAGTLGAEWCDYLLADATAVPQSTLRPWRANASIEDVFFDNTEGDDLSWMYSENIIFCRDTFFCCDHAQSCDRGERDITWEDEEKRRWQMRKELFPTIADDAIILANFNQLYKIDPTTFRSWLRILARTPKALLWLLRFPELGEVNLRRTAEAWAGAEVASRLIFTDVAPKSQHITRARVCDLFLDTAECNAHTTAADVLWSSTPLLTLPRYSYKMCSRMAASILRGALPKTAEGEQVAVELIAENETEYEDSATELAGGLSYTMTDEGYGQGMGRLAEIRKLLWDSRWQCGLFNTRRWVNDLESAYEEAWRRWVLGKGGDIYL, from the exons ATGTTGCCCTTAGTACAGACGCACCCTCGCGTGGTGCCCACCAGCTTCGACGCTTTCGGCGCCTCGAGCAGCGGCCGTGGCGCCCGGCCAGAGCAGGAGAGGCGAGCTATCGCGTCTCCCTACCATCCCCCCTCGACCATCCGACCGTTTCAGCTGCAGCATGACAGCTCGACCGTTTCTGCCGGCTTAGGCGCCCGAGACTACGACCATCACTTGCGCAGGAAAACTCCAAGAGGCACCATCGACGCGGGATACGATGGATCGCCAACGCAGCTGGCGCCTGGCCCGCCGCCGCTGAAGCAGCTGATACTTCCAACGCCCTCAGGGATATACCCATATATGCCGCCTAATAATATTCCTTTTCATGCAAAATCCCGTCTTTTAGAACACGACCAGAGGGGTCTGGGGCAGGCTCCTCTTCTGACATCACCATGGCCTGTCGTCCAGGAAAGGCCAAACTTTGTTCTTAGTAGCGACTCCTCTATTGCCTTTCAACAGTCTAATCTCTCCTGGCAGTCAAACGGATACCCCATGTTCAGCCAGATCCCAGGCATGTACCAGCCGCTTATGAGAGCGGCCGAGTACAATGTGCGAGCCTTCTGCCCACCACCTGCCTCAGCAGCGGACACTGCGATGATCAATCAGTTTGGCTGGCACCCAGGCTTTATGCAGCCCAGCTCCGCGCAGCCAAACTATGGGTACCTCGATACCTCTTCGCAGTTTCCACAGTGGTTTATGCCACCGGGCGTCTCCGGAAGCTTTTTGCAGCCACAGGGAGCAGATGCTCAGTTGCTGAGCCTGCCTATAGCAGGGTTGAATGCCAACGCCAATGTCCCACGGTCTTCTCAACCAATGCCGCACGGAGGCTACGGGGACCAGAACATCATTGAATATGCTTCATCTACCAACAACCAGCGTCTTTCTCGATCGAGCTTTACAGAAAAGGCGTTGTCGCAAGCTCAAGACCATTATGTTGAATTACTGTCCTACCTGCAAACTGCTAGGAAATTCGATCAGATGACTGGCGCCAATTCCAACGCAAGATCCAAAATCTTGGTATTTCCCAGACCCCCAAAGCCCCGAAAAGTCAATTTTGGTGCTCTACAGGAAGCTCATGGCAGCCCTGGACGATCCAATCTTTCGACACTTACACCGAATAACCACCCCCAGGCTCTTACATCTAACATTGAAGATGCGTTGAACAATAATACGAGACAGCAGATGGGGCATTCTGTCTATGGAGAGATTCACCAGCCAAATACGTCAACAATGCAGTTCGGTGCTTCACCTACTACATATCCCCCATCTTCGGCCTTTGATACACTTGGCCCGGGTGTCATGGCAAAAGCACTGCCGGTCCTTAATGCAAGGAATTCCCTAAATCTACTTCGAAGCTTGTGTGAACAAAGCCACTGGAAATGGATTGATGGAATATTACTTGGTGGGTGTCTTTTGTATGGCCTATCGCGGTTCGAGGATGCCGTAGAATGGTTCTCGAGAGTTCTTGCTCTAGATTCAAG CCATGTTGAGGCTATCACAAATATAGCCGCCACGCTTTATTGTCTTAaccgccaagaagaagctgagaagcATTGGTTAAATGCCATCAAGCTATGCCCTTCTCATTTAGAAGCTACGGAACAGCTCGTCGGGCTGCTTTACAAGAAACGTAGCCGAGAAGCAATCGAGATTATTTGCTTCGTGCAACAAGCGCTGAAATTACCCAAGGAACGCTCAACTCGGACCATGTactcagcctcggcctcagaCTTTCGTCCCGTGCCTTGCGACGATGACCTTACGAGGAATGTGTGCGCCCAACAACCAGTAATCACGAACAACGGTTATCACTCTGACGCTGCGCCCCGACTAGACGTCCATAATCTGGATGGCTTTGAGTTCGGGTCTAGCGGATACGCCCTCCCCAACAGTGAAAATGGCAGAATCTTGGCATTAGTTCATGCCAAGGGCACGATATTGTATGGCCTAAAAGATATTGAAAAAGCCTCCGAGGCATTCGAAGAGGCCGTCTTGATCAGTGTTGGAGATCGGATAAGAAGCGTCCAAGATCTGGTGAATCGAATCCATGTTGTGCTTTCTCCAGCAGGGTCTTTCCCGGTCAATAATAACCAAGGACAAGCTTCACGGCGACCTCTTTTGCTACCACCAGAAAAGGCTCGCCAGACTGCccatcttgtctttgctggtggcggcggaggcagcGAGTTACCTGGACTGGCATTTGTTCCAGAGGGCGCCGCTAGGCGGGTTGCGGTGCAAACGACGAGTAATGCTTTACTTTCACTAGCAAAGATCTTTCAAGATGCTACGTCTGGCGGTGGCATCGCCCCAAGTCTGCTCAGACAGCCCTCTGGGATCGGGGATATCCTAGCTTTGTACTATCTATCTCTTTCTCTACAAGAAAGCCCTTCCACTGCAAACAACATCGGTATACTCCTTGCCGGCGTGCAGCAGATCGGTTCAAACAATGTCGGTGCGACGGGGATGGCAGCCTCCCGACCTAGTTTGCCTGGTATTGTGCCAGGCAGCGGCCTTGCCCTCGCTTTGGCATACTATAACTATGGGCTTCGTCTTGACCCTAGACATGTTCATCTGCACACGAATCTTGGGAGTCTTTTGAAAGACGTGGGGCAATTAGACCTCGCAATTCAGATGTATGAGCGAGCAGTCTCTTGCGACAGAACTTTCGACATCGCTTTGACCAATCTGGCCAATGCAGTAAAGGACAAAGGCCGTATAAAAGACGCTATCGCCTACTACAGGCGAGCTGTAGAAGCGAATCCAGGATTTGCCGAAGCCGTCTGCGGACTTTTAACAGCTCTCAACTCCGTGTGCGATTGGCGCggcagaggaggagcgcTGCTTGAATCAGGCCAATACGACCGATGGCACGTGGACGAGAGCGGCGCTCTTGTAGATGTGCAGACAGACATGCGTGGGAGCGGCCTTACACAACGAGTGATTGGTATCATAAACCAGCAGCTGGGCGATGCGTCACGATGGGGCTGTAATATACTGCGGCAACCGACGATTCATATGTTGGCACAACAGCTTCAGGGCTTCACTCGCACACCGGGATTCGATTTGGAGAAGGCGCTGCGTGCTTGGGCTCATAAACCGTGGGAAGGCCCGCGCCTGGTGCGCCTGGTCGAGCGGGCCACAAAAGCCATCCTCTGGACGTGGTATCATGACAAGCATGTTGCCAAGAGAGAGACGACGCCTGCGCGCTATCTGCGGCCTCAGCTACCCTCGTCTCTCACCGTACCATCTGCGCCAACCGTGCTTCCTTTCCACACCTTCACATACCCCTTGTCGGCTAAAGATATACGGTCGATCTCCCAGCGCAACGCAATGCGTATATCATGCTCGACTCTTCGGTCTCCCTGGCTGCCGCCTACCGTTTatccgccaccgccgccgccaagtcCCCATTTGAATGTTGGATACGTGTCATCCGACTTTAACAATCATCCACTCGCTCATTT GATGCAGTCTGTGTTCGGGTTTCATAACCCTCGGCGAACTCGCGCTTTCTGCTATGCCACCACCCCTAGCGACAGATCTGTTCACCGACAACAGATTGAGAGAGAGGCTCCTGTCTTTCGCGATGTTAGttcttggccagcagacAAGCTTATCCAACAGATTATCCAAGATGAAATTCACATCTTGGTTAATCTGAACGGTTACACCAGGGGTGCGCGCAATGAGATATTCGCTGCTCGCCCAGCCCCAATTCAGATGTCCTTTATGGGATTTGCGGGGACTTTGGGCGCGGAGTGGTGCGATTATCTACTCGCTGATGCAACAGCTGTCCCACAAAGTACTTTGCGTCCTTGGAGGGCAAATGCCAGCATCGAGGATGTATTTTTCGACAACACTGAAGGGGACGACCTGTCGTGGATGTATTCGGAAAACATCATATTCTGTCGGGATaccttcttctgctgtgATCATGCACAGTCGTGCGATCGTGGCGAGCGTGACATAACTTgggaggatgaagagaagcgcAGGTGGCAGATGCGCAAAGAGCTGTTTCCGACAATAGCAGATGATGCAATCATACTGGCAAACTTCAATCAACTGTACAAG ATTGACCCTACCACTTTCCGCTCTTGGTTGCGGATTTTGGCGAGGACTCCTAAAGCCCTACTATGGCTGCTACGGTTCCCCGAATTGGGAGAAGTCAACTTGCGTCGGACAGCTGAAGCTTGGGCCGGAGCAGAAGTTGCTAGTCGACTCATCTTTACTGACGTAGCACCAAAGAGCCAACACATCACCAGGGCGAGAGTGTGCGATCTGTTCCTTGATACCGCGGAATGTAACGCTCATACGACCGCTGCTGACGTCTTGTGGTCAAGCACTCCGCTTCTCACTTTGCCTCGATACTCTTATAAGATGTGTTCTCGAATGGCTGCGTCAATCTTGCGAGGGGCGCTTCCTAAAACAGCTGAAGGCGAGCAAGTAGCAGTTGAGTTGATTGCAGAAAATGAGACCGAGTATGAAGATTCAGCCACGGAATTAGCTGGAGGCTTGAGCTATACGATGACAGACGAAGGATATGGCCAAGGCATGGGGCGCCTAGCAGAAATAAGGAAGCTATTATGGGACAGCAGATGGCAGTGCGGGCTCTTCAACACTCGACGGTGGGTAAACGATTTGGAATCAGCCTATGAGGAGGCATGGCGGCGGTGGGTTTTGGGTAAGGGTGGTGACATATATCTATAA
- a CDS encoding uncharacterized protein (EggNog:ENOG41~MEROPS:MER0031610) has product MISPLRSRLGNATLLGARRHMRLVSTTSHPQPVSPLSFDLHAPANPKADEKTTPIIFLHGLFGSKKNNRGISKALARDLRTHVYTVDLRNHGESPHDPRHDYTAMTEDILAFIDDHGLKEPILIGHSMGAKTAMAVALRSPETVAKVVAVDNAPTDTMLSSSFATYVRGDEKNPGGQRYPPV; this is encoded by the exons ATGATATCGCCTCTGCGCTCGCGGCTTGGGAATGCCACCCTGCTCGGCGCACGTCGCCATATGCGACTAGTCTCTACAACATCGCATCCTCAGCCCGTTTCGCCATTGTCCTTTGATCTTCATGCGCCTGCAAATCCTAAAGCAGATGAGAAAACGACGCCAATCATCTTtcttcatggccttttcGGATCTAAAAAGAACAACAGAGGAATCAGCAA AGCTCTAGCCAGAGATCTGAGGACTCATGTATACACAGTG GACCTTAGAAACCATGGAGAATCGCCTCACGACCCCCGCCATGACTACACAGCCATGACGGAAGATATCCTGGCCTTCATCGACGACCATGGCCTGAAGGAGCCCATCCTGATAGGCCACTCCAT GGGCGCCAAGACGGCTATGGCGGTTGCCCTCCGTTCTCCTGAGACGGTAGCAAAAGTCGTCGCGGTTGATAATGCACCGACCGACACCATGCTCAGCAGCTCCTTTGCTACCTACGTCCGGGGGGATGAAAAAAATCCAGGAGGCCAACGTTACCCGCCAGTCTGA